The Pantoea sp. At-9b genomic sequence AGGCGAACGCTTACAGCCTCTGGGGAGAAGCCTACAACTACAGCTCTGATGACACCCGTTCCTCCGAGAAATATCAGGCGGGCCTGCGCCTGCGGCATAACCTGGACGGCAAAAATTTCCTTTTCGGACAGAGCGGGTGGTCAGGCGACAGATTCAACGGGTACCGCGGCCGCTACACCACGGTAGCCGGATACGGCAGGCAGATATTCAGCGGGCCGCTTCACACGCTGCGCGCTGAAGCCGGCCCTGGCGTCAGGCATGATGAGTTCACTGACGGTAGCGGAACGACCAACGCGCTTGCCTATACTGCGCTGAGCTATTCTTACAAGCTCACTGACGCCGCTTATTTCATCCAGGGCGTTTCTGTGCTTGCTTCGAGAGATTCCACGCTTAATTCCGAAACCGGCATAAGAATTGATCTGAATAAAAGGTTCGCCCTGAAAGTGACGTATAACTACACGCATAATTCAAAGCCGCCTTCCACCGCGCCGGACAAAACCGACACAAAAACGCAGGTTTCCATTGTATATAACATTCCCTGACGCAGGGATCTTTCAGTCCGCCATCAGGGCAACCACTTTCGTTGCCCTGATGGCCACTTATCACATCACACACTCAGCAGACCTCCGGTCTGATACGCTGAGACCTTCTGAGGAGAGGTAAATGAGAAAAATAGTTCTGCTGTTACTGGCGTTAAGCTGCACAGCAGTAAGCGTCGCATTTAGACCGTATTGACGTTCAAGCAGAAGTAAGGTCTACCTTCCATGGCAGCAGATCGCGGACCCGGTTCACCGGCCAGTCCTGGATATGACCGATGACGTAACGCAGCCACGCCTCGGGTTCAACGCCGTTAAGCCGGCAGGTGCCGATCAGCGAGTACAGAACAGCCGCGCTTTCCCCGCCCGCGTCTGAACCGGCGAACAGCCAGTTTTTCCGGCCCAGGGCTACACCACGCAGCGCGTTCTCC encodes the following:
- a CDS encoding YdiY family protein codes for the protein MKVLTLLRGLPLFALSLFSSGAMASVDIFTVPDDPSTATSDFAGNVQGSYAHQGGNSRTSTISADSTLTWFDKANAYSLWGEAYNYSSDDTRSSEKYQAGLRLRHNLDGKNFLFGQSGWSGDRFNGYRGRYTTVAGYGRQIFSGPLHTLRAEAGPGVRHDEFTDGSGTTNALAYTALSYSYKLTDAAYFIQGVSVLASRDSTLNSETGIRIDLNKRFALKVTYNYTHNSKPPSTAPDKTDTKTQVSIVYNIP